In Camelus bactrianus isolate YW-2024 breed Bactrian camel chromosome 18, ASM4877302v1, whole genome shotgun sequence, one DNA window encodes the following:
- the TMEM270 gene encoding transmembrane protein 270 isoform X2, producing MSEGLPSGRLGRTPAEEGLQGPGKGVNTTQIPERTQSMQGKLSAEVCEVGLLLKILNISPPGPSRGLGIAGLELGRKEEDVNLLLTSPHRQWEDQRPWGQRASGLNPGSTTFCLCDLLNPVSLSFPTCHQAPCGGPSLQNTRSEIKPGPWAAPCCSSPAWPCLARPSLLWELPSLRWGHRTPPGSCEELKWQDKWDILSHAGFEDTSGILGLETSSNPAEMVAVGKDASFFTSSGKLPFQCWRKLAMEVAWCQESVEL from the exons ATGTCTGAAGGGCTTCCATCTGGCCGACTAGGCAGAACACCTGCTGAGGAAGGCCTGCAAGGCCCTGGCAAAGGGGTAAACACAACGCAGATTCCAGAACGCACACAGAGCATGCAGGGAAAGCTGAGTGCAGAAGTGTGTGAAGTTGGCCTGCTGCTGAAG ATCCTGAACATAAGTCCCCCTGGGCCTTCCAGGGGCCTTGGCATCGCGGGGCTGGAGcttgggaggaaggaggaggatgtGAATCTGCTCTTGACTTCTCCTCACAGGCAGTGGGAAGATCAGAGGCCTTGGGGTCAGAGAGCCTCGGGTTTGAATCCTGGATCCACAACCTTCTGTCTCTGTGACCTCCTTAaccctgtgagcctcagtttccccacctgccaCCAG GCACCATGTGGAGGCCCCAGCCTGCAGAACACCAGGTCTGAGATCAAGCCTGGGCCATGGGCTGCTCCCTGCTgctccagccctgcctggccctgcctggcccGGCCCAGTCTCCTCTGGGAGCTGCCATCCCTGAGATGGGGACACCGCACCCCACCCGGGAGCTGTGAGGAACTGAAGTGGCAG GACAAGTGGGACATACTCAGCCATGCAGGTTTCGAGGACACCTCAGGAATTCTTGGACTTGAAACATCAAGTAATCCAGCAGAGATGGTGGCTGTGGGTAAAGATGCATCTTTTTTCACGTCAAGTGGGAAATTACCCTTTCAATGTTGGAGGAAGTTGGCCATGGAGGTTGCCTGGTGTCAAGAAAGTGTGGAGCTCTGA
- the TMEM270 gene encoding transmembrane protein 270 isoform X3 — protein sequence MSEGLPSGRLGRTPAEEGLQGPGKGVNTTQIPERTQSMQGKLSAEVCEVGLLLKILNISPPGPSRGLGIAGLELGRKEEDVNLLLTSPHRQWEDQRPWGQRASGLNPGSTTFCLCDLLNPVSLSFPTCHQAPCGGPSLQNTRSEIKPGPWAAPCCSSPAWPCLARPSLLWELPSLRWGHRTPPGSCEELKWQDKWDILSHAGFEDTSGILGLETSSNPAEMVAVELAGGQNKEPQTQKRSPD from the exons ATGTCTGAAGGGCTTCCATCTGGCCGACTAGGCAGAACACCTGCTGAGGAAGGCCTGCAAGGCCCTGGCAAAGGGGTAAACACAACGCAGATTCCAGAACGCACACAGAGCATGCAGGGAAAGCTGAGTGCAGAAGTGTGTGAAGTTGGCCTGCTGCTGAAG ATCCTGAACATAAGTCCCCCTGGGCCTTCCAGGGGCCTTGGCATCGCGGGGCTGGAGcttgggaggaaggaggaggatgtGAATCTGCTCTTGACTTCTCCTCACAGGCAGTGGGAAGATCAGAGGCCTTGGGGTCAGAGAGCCTCGGGTTTGAATCCTGGATCCACAACCTTCTGTCTCTGTGACCTCCTTAaccctgtgagcctcagtttccccacctgccaCCAG GCACCATGTGGAGGCCCCAGCCTGCAGAACACCAGGTCTGAGATCAAGCCTGGGCCATGGGCTGCTCCCTGCTgctccagccctgcctggccctgcctggcccGGCCCAGTCTCCTCTGGGAGCTGCCATCCCTGAGATGGGGACACCGCACCCCACCCGGGAGCTGTGAGGAACTGAAGTGGCAG GACAAGTGGGACATACTCAGCCATGCAGGTTTCGAGGACACCTCAGGAATTCTTGGACTTGAAACATCAAGTAATCCAGCAGAGATGGTGGCTGTGG AGCTGGCAGGTGGACAGAACAAGGAG
- the TMEM270 gene encoding transmembrane protein 270 isoform X4 has product MEAVPPIRSSLSGTLLVVVRLSTLLLQNRAHLYHFLLLKIILFNHWLSGLTQEARGSRPPPELAACPVGRVLRAGLALMEVPVWLVLRTPRLAWAGMRGCARASGLAPQRLGLSAAAWTDLLLSCLHGLMLAALILLLLVWRLCRKALLENRVVLDLLALLKRLYRRAESTTARTSWHVAYLVTWTTCLASHLLQAAFEHTAQLAQAQEAEPQEASGLWPESPLPEPWAPKAGPVLPEPGNPGE; this is encoded by the exons ATGGAGGCCGTCCCTCCGATCAGATCCAGCCTCTCGGGGACTCTGCTGGTGGTAGTGAGGCTCTCCACACTG CTCCTTCAGAACCGGGCCCACCTCTACCATTTCCTGCTCCTTAAGATCATCCTCTTCAACCACTGGCTGTCGGGGCTGACCCAGGAGGCCCGGGGGTCCCGCCCGCCCCCCGAGCTTGCAGCCTGCCCCGTGGGGCGGGTCCTACGCGCTGGGCTGGCCCTGATGGAGGTGCCCGTGTGGCTGGTGCTGCGGACGCCCAGGCTGGCGTGGGCGGGCATGCGCGGCTGTGCCCGGGCCTCGGGCCTGGCCCCGCAGCGGCTGGGCCTGTCGGCGGCTGCCTGGACGGACCTGCTGCTGTCGTGTCTGCATGGCCTGATGCTGGCGGCCCTGATCCTGCTGCTACTGGTCTGGAGACTGTGCCGGAAG GCTCTGCTGGAGAACCGCGTGGTGCTGGACTTACTGGCGCTGCTGAAGCGTCTGTACCGGCGGGCGGAGAGCACAACCGCGCGCACCTCCTGGCACGTGGCCTACCTCGTCACCTGGACCACCTGCCTGGCCTCCCACCTGCTGCAGGCTGCCTTTGAGCACACAGCCCAGCTGGCCCAGGCCCAGGAGGCCGAGCCCCAGGAGGCCTCGGGGCTCTGGCCTGAGTCGCCACTCCCTGAGCCCTGGGCTCCCAAGGCTGGGCCAGTCCTGCCAGAGCCTGGGAACCCTGGAGAATAA